The stretch of DNA AGGATTTCGCGTTCATGGGCGGATCGATGGGCCTGGGCGTGGGCGAGGCGATCATCGCCGGCATCCGCGCGGCGGTGACCGAGCGGCGGCCCTATATCATCTTCACCGCCGCCGGCGGCGCGCGCATGCAGGAAGGCATTTTGTCGCTGATGCAGATGCCGCGCACCACCGCCGCGATCGCCGAGCTGAAGGAAGCGGGCCTGCCCTATATCGTCGTGCTCACCGACCCGACGACGGGCGGCGTCACCGCATCCTATGCAATGCTGGGCGATGTCCAGATCGCCGAGCCGGGGGCGCTGATCGGCTTTGCCGGACAGCGGGTGATCGAACAGACGATCCGCGAAAAACTGCCCGAGGGCTTTCAGCGCGCCGAATATCTGCTCGACCATGGCATGCTCGACATGGTGGTGCCGCGTGCCCAGCTGCGCGACACGATCGGCCGGCTGCTCGCCTATCTGGCGCCGCCCGTCGCGGCCTGACCGGTCCCGGCGATGGATTTTGCCCGCTCCGCCGATCCGGCGGTCCAGCGCCAGCTCGACCGGCTGGCGGCGTTGTCGCCGGGCCGCGACATATTGGGGCTGGAGCGCATCTCCGCCCTGCTCGCCCGGCTCGGCCATCCCGAACGCCGGCTGCCGCCGGTGTTCCATGTCGCGGGCACCAATGGCAAGGGATCGACCTGCGCGGTGCTGCGCGCGGCGGCCGAGGCGGCGGGTCTTGTCGCCCATGTCTATACCAGCCCGCATCTGGTGCGCTTCAACGAACGCATCCGCCTGGCCGGCACGCTGATCGACGATCCGCTGCTCGCGGCGCTGCTCGCCGAGGCGCTCGATGCCGCCGGCGATATCGGCCCCAGCTTCTTCGAGGTGACGACCGCGGCGGCGTTCCTCGCCTTTGCGCGCACCCCCGCTGACCTCGCGATCATCGAAGTCGGCATGGGCGGGCGGCTCGATGCCACCAATGCGATTCCAGGGGCGGCGATCTGCGGCATCGCCGCATTGGGCCTCGACCATCAGGCGTTTCTGGGCACGACGCTCGGCGCGATTGCCGGGGAAAAGGCCGGCATCGCCCGCGCCGGCACCGGCATCGTCACCCTCGCCTATCCGGACGAAGCGGAGGCGAGCATCGACGCGATGGTCGCGGCGCGCGGCGCGCGGCGCATCCGCCGGGGCCGCGACTGGGATGTGACGATCAGCGGCGACCGCCTCGCCTATCGCGACGCGGCGGGCACGCTCGATCTCCCGCTGTCGGCGCTTGCCGGGCCGCATCAGGCCGAAAATGCCGGGCTTGCGGTCGCCATGCTGCGCCATCAGCGCGCGGTTGCCGTGCCGGACGATGCGCTGGCGCGCGGGCTGGAGGCGGTGCGCTGGCCGGCGCGGCTGCAGCGGCTTGGCCATGGTCCGGTCGCCCGGGTCGAAACCTGGCTCGATGGCGGGCACAATCCGTCCGCCGCCTCCGCCATCGCCGCGCATTTTGCCGGGCATCCGCCGCTCGACGTGGTGATCGGCATGCTCGCCAACAAGGATGCCGAAACCTTCCTCGGCCTGATCCGGCCGGTCGCGCGGCGGGTGATCGCGGTGCCGGTCGAGGGGCATGACCATCATGCCCCGGCCGATCTGGCGGCGATGGCGCGGGCGATGGGGCTGGACGGCGCGACCGCGCCCGATCTTCCCGCCGCGACCGCCGGTCTTGCCGGACCGGTGCTGATCACCGGATCGCTCTATCTGGCCGGGGTCGCGCTCGACCTGAACGGCGAACCGCCGCGCTGAGGCGCGGGGCAGACGCGCCCTCCCCCGGCTCAGCCCTCCGGACGGGCGGCCTGCCCGGCGCTGCCCATCGCCGCGTCGATCAGCCCGGCGCGCATCATCGCCCAGAACAGCAGGATGCCGGGCAGCGCGAGCAGCGTCGTCAGCAGATAGAAATCGACATAGCCGAGCGCCTTGATCATCGCCCCCGCCGTGGTGCCGGTCACCAGCCTGCCGACGATGCTGGCGGCGGCGGAAATCAGCGCATATTGGCTGGCGGTGAAGCGCAGATCGGTGAGCGCGGCGAAATAGGCGACGACGGTCACGCCGCCAATGCCGCTCGCCAGATTTTCAAACCCGATCGCGGCGGCCATCCCCCAGTTGGAATGACCGGCGAGCGCCAGCAGCGCAAAGCCGAAGTTCGACACCGCCATCAGCACCAGGCTGATCATCACCGACCGTTTCAGCCCCAGCCGCGCGAACAGCACCCCGCCCAGAAAAATGCCGACCAGATAGGCGATGAAGCCGATGCCGACATCATAGGTCGCGATCTCGTCATTGGTGAAGCCGAGATCGTTGAACAGCAGCCGGAAGGTCAGGTTGGCGACGGTGTCGCCGATCTTGTGCACCAGAATGAACAGCAGCACGAGTAAAGCACCGGAACGACGGAAGAATTCCGTCAGCGGTCCGATAATCGCCGCGATGATCTGAGTAAGGCCGCGCTGTTCGGCCGGGGCCGGTGGCGCTGCGGCTCGCCAAAGGCCAGCCCGGCCAGCATCGCCGGCAGCGCAAAGGCCGCGCAGGCGATATAGGCCGGCGTCCAGCCATGGCGGGCGGCGATGTAGAGCGCGAGCGCCCCTGCCCCGGCCGATCCGATCCGCCAGCCATATTGCGACATGCCGGACCCGGTGCCGAGCTGGCGCGGCTCGAGCAGCTCGATCCGGTAGGCGTCGATGACGATGTCGAACGTTGCGCCGGCGAACCCGACAAGGATCGCGGCGACCGCCATCGCCATCAGCCCGGCACCGGGATCGGCAAGGCCGAGATTGACCACGGCGGCCATCACCAGCGCGCCCGCCAGCAACAGCCAGGACACGCGCTGGCCCAGCCGCCCGATCAGCGGCAGGCGCACCCCGTCGACGATCCACGCCCAGAGCGGTTTCAGATTGTAGACCAGAAAGGCAAGCGTGAAGGCGGTGACTTCCTTCTTGTCGATCCCCGCCTGGGCAAGCCGCGTCGTCAGCGTCGCGCCGATCATCGCAAACGGAAAGCCCGAGGAGACGCCGAGCAGAAACGAGGCGATGGGCGCACGTTCGAAATAGGGCGCGACCAGATCGGTCAGCCGCGCGGCGCGCGGCGCACCGCTTTCGTGACTGGCGGTCATCGGCGGCACGCCCGGGCTGAGGAATGCGGGCGAGACGAACGAGAGGCGGAATGACGGTCGCGGATCATCGCGCCTGATTGGCACGGCGGCGCGGATGCGAACACTGTTTTTTATGGGCGAACCGGCGGCTCGGGCGGCGCGCGCGCCCGGCGCCGCAATCAGCCCGGCAGCGCCCCCGAAACCGGCTGGTGGCTGAGCGCATGGCCGCGCATCCAGTCGAGAAAATCCTGTTCGGGCATCGGCCGGGCAATCGCATAGCCCTGGACGAGATCGCAGCCGATCACGCGCAGGATCGCCAGCTGCTCGGCGGTTTCCACCCCTTCGGCCACCACCTCATGCCCCAGGCCATGGACCAGCCCGGTGACCGCCTGGGCGATGGTGCGGGCGGCCGCACAGCGGTCGATATCGGCGGTCAGCGAGCGGTCGATCTTCACCCGGTCGATCGGCAAGTCCTTCAGCCGCGCGAAGTTGGAATAGCCGGTGCCGAAATCGTCGATGGCGATGGTCACGCCCTCGGCGCGCAGCCGTGCGAGCTCGGCCAGCGTCTCGTCGCCGCACTGCATCGCCATGCTTTCGGTGATCTCAAGCTCAAGCAGCGCGGGCGGCGCATCGTGGCGCACCAGCGCATCGCGCAGCCGGGTGAAGAAATCCGGGCGCACGATCTGGCGCGGGCTGACATTGACCGCCAGCCGCCCGATCCCGCCATGCTGCGGCCCCAGCTGCTGGCCGATCCGCTGCCAGTGCGCGAGCCGGCGGGCAAACTCCTCCAGCGCCCAGTCGCCCAGTTCGTGGATGATGCCGCTTTCCTCGGCACGGGGAATGAAGCTGCCCGGCGCGCGCAGCCCGTCGACCGGATGGTGCCAGCGCATCAGCGCCTCGACCGCGGCGATGCGGCCGCTCGCCAGGGCAAGCTGGGGCTGGAACACGAAGGTGAACTCGCCCCGGCCGAGCGCGTCGCGCAGTTCGCGCTCCAGCCGGCTGTTGTCGGCCAGCCGTTCGGCAAGCATCGGGGTGAAGCTCTGCACCTGCCCGCGCCCGCGCTCCTTGGCGTGATACATGGCGGCATCGGCGGCGCGCATCAGTTCGGACAGGGTGCGCCCCTGCGCCGGGCTGATCGCCACGCCGATCGAGGCCCCGATCTCGACCGGCTGGCCGGCCAGATCGAACGGCTCGGTCAGCGCGAACAGCAGCGCGCGGCCGATCTTCTCCGCCTCGTCGCGTTCGCCGACGCCCGGCGCGAACAGGGTGAACTCGTCCCCCGCCAGCCGCCCGATCAACGGCGGCGTGGCAAAGCGCGGCGGCTGCCCCTCCTCAGGCGCCACCACGGCGCGCAGCCGGTTGGCGACCTTGCCGAGCAGCAGGTCGCCCTGCGCATGGCCGAAGGAGTCGTTGACCGCCTTGAACTTGTCGAGATCGATGAAGAACAGCGCGCAGGGCGTCTCGCCCGCCTCGCGCAGCATCCGCCCCGCCTCGCGCCGGAAATGCACGCGATTGGCCAGCCGCGTGACCGGATCGAACATCGCCAGATGATGGACAGTGTCCAGATTGGCGCGCACCTGCGCCATCAGCCCGTCCATCGCGCCGCCAAGATCGGGCAGCACCGCGGTGACGCGCGGCGGCGTCGGCGACACCAGATCGCCCTCGGCCGCCAGCGACAGCCGCTCGATCGCCGCATCCACGGCATCGGCATGGCCCGACACCGCACGCTCGGCCGAGGCCCAGCTCATCGCGCCGCAGATGATCGCGATGATGATCGCCTGGGCAAGGTCGGCGCCCGACGCGCCCATCCCCGCGCCCGCGAACAGGGCGAGGATGAACGCGACCGCACCGACACAGAAGGCGAAGGCGACGGCACGGCTTTTGAGCGTCATCCCCTCCACTGTTCCTGCCCCATCATCGCGCTGCCAGCCCTCCCCATGGTCCCGGGCCGGTCATGACAAAGCCGGGTTAAGATATTCTCGATCCGCGCGGCCGCCGCAGCACGATATAGAGCGCACCGGCACCGCCGTGGCGCGGATGGGCGGTGCGCACCGCGGCAATCGCACCGGCATGGCGCGATGCCGCCAGCCAGTCGCCGACCGCAGCCCGGATCGCCCCGCGCCCCGATCCCGGCGCGCGCGGCCGCCCCGTCACCAGCAGCAGCACCCGCGCCCCGCGCGCAATCGCCTCCGCCAGCCCGGCGTCGAGCACGCGGTAAGCCCCGTCAAGGCTGTGGCCGTGCAGATCGACGGCCAGATCGGGCACCACCAGCCCGCGCGCCAGCTTGCGGTCCCAGCTGCCGTCGAGCGTGTTGGGCGGCGGGGGCGGCGCAGGGCTGACCGTCCGGGGCGGCGCGGCGGCAGGCCGGGCGGCAGCGCCGCGCGGCGCGGCGCGCATCGGGGCCGGCGGTGCGGGTGCAGGCACGGCGGGCGGCGCGACCGCCTGCCCGCCCCCCGGCGTCAACGGCCTGACGGTCGCGACCAGCCGGGTCCAGAGCGCCTGTTCCTCAGCGCTGAGCGGCCGCATCGTCCGCCCGGCCCGGCACTGATCCCGTCGCCGCATCCAGCGCCTGCGCGCGCGCCAGGCTGCCCCGGGGCAGCAGCAGCAGCGCCCGGCCCCGCGCCGACATGCCGCCGGCAATCTCCGCCGCGCGCGGCCCCGCGCCCCAGAAGCTGTCAAACCGGTTCGCGCCCTTGATCGCCCCGCCGGTGTCCTGCGCGATCCACAGGCCGTTCGCCTCCGCCCGGTCGACCGCCAGATGCACGGGCGCACCCAAAGGCACGAAGCGGGGATCGGCGGCCAGCGTCGCCTCGGGCGTGACCGGCAGGCCGAGCGCGCCGAGCGGCCCCGGCCCGGTCAGCTCGCGAAAGAACACATAGGACGGATTTTCGCGCATCAGCGCGATGCCGGCATCGCCATTGGCGGCGATCCAGGCCGAAATGCCCTGCATCGTCGCCTGGCCCGGCCCCAGCAGCCCGCGCTGGCGCAGCAGCGCGCCGATGCCGACATAATCATGGCCGTTCTGCCCGGCATAGCCGATGCGGACGATGCTGCCATCGGGCAGGCGCAGCCGCCCCGAACCCTGCACCTGCAGGAAGAACAGGGCGACCGGATCTGCCGCCCAGCCAATCTCCAGCCCCTTGCCCGCCAGCGCCCCGGCCTCGATCGCCGCGCGGTCGAAATAGGGCACCAGCCGGCCATTTTCGACCCGGCCGCGGATCGTGCGCCCGGCCAGGCTTTTGGCGAATGCGCCCAGATCGGCCTCGATCAGGTCGGGCGGGCGGCGATAAATGGGTGTGCGATAATCCGGGCCGGGCGCGCGCGCGGCGGCGATTTCCGGCTCGTAATAGCCGGTGACGAACGCCCGGCCATCGCCGACGATCACGGTTTCGAAATTGTCAGCGAAAAAGCCGGTTGCGGAGGTGGCGCGTGCGGCCTCGGCACACACGCCGCTCCAGTCGAGGCCCGGAATGCCCGCCATCGCCTGACGCCTGACCAGCGACGGGCAGGACAGGCGAAATGCGGCAAGCGCCCGCTCGGCGCCCGCCGCATCCAGCCCGATTTCTGCAACCGGCGGCCCGGCGCTCAGCCCCGCCGCCCAGGCGCTTGCCGGGGGAGCCTTGGGCGGTGATGGGGACGGAATGACGGTCGGGGCCGGCGCGGCGGCGGGCGGCACCGCAGGGCCGGGCGCGCGGGCGGCGGCACCGGCGCGCGCGGTCCGGCGACGCAGGCGGACAGCGCCAGAGCCGCCGCCAGCAGCGGAGCGACGTTAAGACGCGCGGCGACGTCCAGACGGGCGGCGACCGGCGCGGCGATTGCCGCCGCCCCGGTGCGGGGCATCATGCCGCCTCGTCGGTTTCGACGAGCAGCCAGTTGGGATCGTTGCTGCGCAGCGTGCGGCTGAACGTCCACACATCCTCGGTCGACACCGCGTCGGTCAGCGATCCCGCGATCACCTCGCCCTTGGTGTCGCGCGTCACCGCCGCAATATCGGCGCTGAACGCCACGGTGACGAACGCCTGCCGCCCTTCCAGCCGCGCGGCGGTGATCACCGCGCGCTCGATCGACACCAGCCGGTTGTCGAGCACCTCGCCCGCCTCGGCACGGGCGGCAATCGCCTGTTCAAAGGCCTCACGCACCTCGTCCCCGGTCAGCCAGCCCAGCTCGTCGGTATCGCCGCGCCAGAATGCCTCGAGGATCATCCGATAGGCACCCTTGGCCCCGTCGAGGAAGCGCGCGACATCGAATGCGGAATCGGTCTGCACGATCTGGCGCACGCCGGCGGCGGCACCGGGTGCGATCATGGAATCGGTGGACAGCGCCGGTTCGGCCGGGGCATCGGGCAGCGCCCGCGCAGCCGGGTGGGCGACCACGCGCTCATCGGTCGGTTTCGGCGGCAGCGCCTGTTCATGGCCGCTGCGTTTGCCCAGCACCATGTAGAGCCTGAGCGCCAGAAATGCCGCCACCATGGCAAGAAGGACGATCCCGACCACCAAACCTCCCAAATCACTATGCCCGAACATAGGCATGTCGGCCCGCCGTTTCAAATGGCAGCATCGGCGCACGCCGGACAGCCGCAGGGCCGCTTGCTTGAACTCGCGGGCAGTGCCTGCTACGCGCCCGCGACGTTTGGCGCCAGCGCCAAATCCATTTCACCGACCGGATCCGATGCCGCAAGGCACGCCGACAGACAAAGGCCTCAGAGACGATGACCGAAGAAACCAGCGCCACGCCCGAACAGGATTTCGCCAACGGCGCGGACACCCAGCCCCAGGTCGGCATCATCTCGCAATATGTGAAGGATTTCTCGTTCGAGAATCCGAACGCCCCCAATGTCTATCAGTGGCAGGGCCAGCCGCAGATCGACGTCCAGTTCAACATCGGGTCGAACAAGGTCGCCGACGACGTCTATGAAGTCGTGATCAAGATCGACGTGAAGGCGGTGTCGGCCGACCGCACGGCGTTCCAGGTCGAACTGGCCTATGCCGGGCTGTTCGGCATCCGCAACGTGCCGGAAGAGCAGATCCAGCCCTTCTGCTATGCCGAAGCCCCGCGCCTGATCTTCCCGTTCGCCCGCCGGATCCTGGCCGATGCGGTGCGCGACGGCGGCTTCCCGCCGCTGATGCTCGAGCCGATCGACTTTGCCGGCCTGTATGTGCAGCAAGCCCAGGCCCAGCTCGCCCAGAGCCAGCCGGCCGGCGAGGCCTGATCCGGCAGCGCCCGGCGGGGCCGCGACCATGAATCTGGTCAGGGCGATCGGCACGATCGGCGGCATGACGATGGTCAGCCGCATCGCCGGTTTCGCGCGTGAAATGCTGATGGCGCGGATCATGGGCGCATCGGGGGCCGCCGATGCGTTCCTGGTCGCGTTCCGCCTGCCCAACACCTTTCGCCGCCTGTTCGGCGAAGGGGCGTTTTCGGCCGGGTTCGTGCCGCTGTTTTCCAAGCGGCTGCACGGCGAAGGCGGGATCGAGGATGCCCGCGCTTTTTCAGAAGAGGTGCTGGCGGTCTTCCTGCCCAGCCTGATGCTGTTCACCCTGGTGTTCGAGCTGGCGATGCCGCTGTTCGTCGCGGCCATCGCCTCGGGCTATGTCGGCGCGAAGTTCGACCTGACGGTCACCCTCACCCGCATCACCTTCCCCTATCTGCTGCTGATCAGCCTCGTCTCGCTGTTTTCGGGCGTGCTCAACTCGCTGACCCGCTTTGCGGCCGCCGCGTTCGCGCCGGCGCTGCTCAACGTGGCGATGGTCGGGGCGCTGCTGATCGTGCCCGACGGCGGGATCGCGACCGCCCATGCGCTTGCCTGGGGCGTGGTGGCGGGCGGCGTGCTGCAGATGGCGCTGATGTGGAACAGCGCGCGCCGGGCGGGGATTTCGCTGCGCCTCAGGCGTCCGCGGCTGACGCCGGGGGTCAGGCAGTTCTTCGTCGTCGTCATTCCAGCGACCTTGGGCGCGGGCGTCTATCAGGTCAGCCAGCTGATCGACACCTTCTTTGCCACCCGCCTGCCCGAAGGGTCGATCAGCTATCTGAACTATGCCGACCGGCTCAACCAGCTGCCGCTGTCGGTGATCGGCACCGCGCTTGGCACCGCGATCCTGCCGCAGATCAGCCGGATGATCGCCGAGGACCGGCCCGACGAGGCGGCGGGCGTGCAGTCGCGCGCGGTTGAGCTGGCGATGCTGCTGTGCGTGCCGGCGTTCCTGGCGCTGGCCGCTGTTGCGGAGCCTTTGGTCGCTGCCCTGTTCCAGGGGGGCAAGTTCACCGCCGAGGATGCGCGCGTCACCGGCATGACGCTGGCGATCATCGCCGCCGGCCTGCCCGCTTATGTGCTGGTCAAGGTGATCACCCCCGGCTTTTACGCGCGGCAGGATACGGCCACCCCGGTCAAGACCGCGGTCATCGTGCTGATCGCGAACATCGTCCTCAACTTCGCGCTGATCCCGCCCTTTGGCATTTACGGCCTTGCTGCCGCGATTGCGCTGTGTTCGTGGCTCAACTGCGCGATGCTCTACATCGTGCTGCGCGCGCGCGGCCATTTCCGCATCGAGCCATGGCTATGGGGGCGCATCGCCCGCCAGCTTGCCGCCGGCGCGCTGATGGTTGCAGCGCTCATCGGCATGAAGCTGCTGCTCGCCGACTTTTTCGCCGGCTCGACCGGGCGGCGGCTGATCGCGGTGGTGGCGCTGTGCGGCACCGGCGGCATCGTCTATTTCGGCACCGCGCTGCTGATCGGCGGCATGGACAGACAGGGACTGGCGCTGATCCTGCGCCGCAAGAGGAAAGCATGATGCGGATCGTCTCGGGCATCCAGCCCACCGGCAAGCTCCATCTCGGCAATTATCTGGGCGCGATCCGCAACTGGGTGCGGATGCAGGACGAAAATGCCGCTGCCGGCGGCGAGACGCTGTTCTTTCTTGCCGATCTGCATTCGCTGTCCGACCACATCCCCGCCGAAACGCGGCGCGAGGGCGTGCGCGAAATGGCCGCCGCGCTGATCGCCGCCGGCGTCGATCCGGCGCGCGCGATCCTGTTCAACCAGGCGCGGGTGCCCGCCCATGCCGAGCTGTGCTGGCTGCTCAACGGCACCGCGCGCATGGGCTGGCTCAACCGCATGACCCAGTGGAAGGACAAGGCCGGCAAGAACCGCGAGGGCGCGTCGGTGGCGCTGTTCGACTATCCGGTGCTGCAGGCGGCCGATGTGCTCGTCTATCAGGCGACCCATGTGCCGGTGGGCGAGGACCAGAAACAGCATCTGGAGCTGGCGCGCGACATCGCGACCAAGTTCAACACCGATTTCGGGGTCGAGCTGTTTCCCCTGCCCGATCCGATCATCCCGCCGGCCGCCGCGCGGATCATGTCGCTGCGCGACGGCAGCGCCAAAATGTCCAAATCCGACCCGTCGGACATGGCGCGGATCAACCTGGCGGACGATGATGATCTGATCGCCCAGAAGATCAAAAAGGCCAAGACCGATCCCGAACCGCTGCCCGGCGAGGCGGCGGGGCTGGAGGCGCGGCCCGAGGCGCGCAATCTGGTCGGCATCTATGCCGCCCTTGCCGACCAGAGCGTCGATCAGGTGCTCGCCCGGTTCGCCGGCCAGGGCTTTGGCGCGTTCAAGCCGGCGCTGGCCGAGCTGCTGGTCGAGACGCTGCGCCCGATCCGCGACCGGTTCGTCGCGCTCAAGGACGATCATGACGCGATCGACCGGGTGCTGATGGCAGGGGCCGAGCGGGCCGCAGCACTTGCCGCGCCGACGCTTGATGCCGCCTATCGGGCGCTCGGCCTGTTCCGCTGACGTCGGGCGGGTCCGGCGGTCCTGCGGCAGCTTGACCCGTTCATGCGTTCAACCGACATTCAGCCGTGCCGGGCGACAATCGGCATATAAGAAGGCAACAGAGCATAAAGGGCCTTTCGATGTCGGCGACGAGGAAGATGATGTTGGCGGCGGCTCCGGTGGCGCTTCTGGCGCTCGGCGGCTGCGCGCAGAGTTTCAGTGCCAAGGTCAACCGTTTCGCGGCGCTGCCCGCGCCCCCCGCACAGGGGCAGAGCTTCGTGATCAAGGCCGCCGATCCCAAGCTGGATGGCGGGCTGGAGTTTCGCAGCTATGCGAAGCTGGTCGCGCGCGAGCTTGAGCGATTCGGCTATCGCGAGGCAACCGGCGACGGTGCCGCCAATCTGACCGTGACGCTCGATTACGGCGTCGACAATGGCCGTGAGCGTATCACCACCACCCCCGGTTTCGGCGGCTTTGGCGGTTTCGGCGGCTGGGGTGGCGGCTGGGGCGGCTGGGGCTGGGGCGGCCGCTGGGTCGATCCCTTCTGGGGTCCGGGCTTCGGGCCGGGCTTTGGCGGAGGCTGGGGTGCCGATGTACGCAGCTACACCATCTATAACAGCCAGCTGCGCATGGAGATCAGCGAAGCGGGCGGCCAGCGCGTGTTCGAGGGCACGGCGCGGGCGGTGTCGCGCAGCGACGATCTGCCCTATCTGGTCCCCAATCTGGTCGAGGCGATGTTCACCGGCTTCCCGGGTAATTCGGGTGAGACGGTGACGATCAAGATCCCGCCCAAGAAGAAGTAAATCCATGCACGCGCCCCGGCCGCACGCCGGGGCGCGGTGCGGTGGACGAAAAAAGGGCCACTGCCGTCGTGAATGACGGCAGCGGCCCTTTTCTTTTGCTCCGATCCTGCCCTGCGGCGCGGATCGGGCCGCCGGGGATCAGGCCTCGAGCTGGCGGATCAGCGCGCGCACATCGGCGTCGAGATCAGCATCCTGGCCGCGCAGCTTTTCGATCTGCTTGACCGCATGGATGACGGTCGTGTGATCGCGCCCGCCAAAGCGGCGGCCGATTTCGGGCAGCGAGCGCGGGGTCAGCCGCTTGGCCAGATACATGGCGATCTGGCGCGGACGTGCGACCGCACGGGCGCGGCGGGCCGACACCATTTCCGACTGGCGCATCCCGTAATGGGCGGACACGGCGCGCTGAATCTCGTCGATGGTGATCCGCCGGGTCGAGGCGTTCAGCATCTCGCCCAGCACCTCCTGCGCGAACGCAAGGTCGATCACCCGCTCGTTGAGCAGCGCATAGGCGGTCAGGCGGTTGAGCGCGCCCTCAAGCTCGCGGATGCTGGTCTGGATGCGCGCGGCGAGCAGCTCGGCGACCTGATCGGGCATCGCGACATCGGCCATCCCGGCCAGCTTGGCGCGGACGATGGCCAGGCGCAGCGCATAGCCGGCAGGCTTGATGTCGACGACCAGCCCGCTGCCCAGCCGCGAGAGGATGCGCGTTTCAACCCCGTCAAGCGCCTGGGGCGCGCGGTCGGCCGAAATCACCACCTGACGCCCGGCGGCCATCAGCTCGTTCAGCGTGTGCAGAAACTCTTCCTGCGTCGATCCCTTGCCGGCGATGAACTGGATGTCGTCAATCATCAGCAGATCGGCCGAACGCAGCCGCTGCTTGAACGCCAGCGTGTCGCGGTCGCGCATCGCCGAGACGAAATCGACCATGAACTTTTCGGCCGACATGAACAGGATCGTCGCGCTAGGCATGCGGGCGCGGAATGCCGCGCCGATCGCGTTCATCAGATGCGTCTTGCCCTGGCCGGTGCCCGAATGGATGTAAAGCGGGCTGAAGCGCAGCTCGCCGGCGGCCAGCGCGCGGGCGGCGTTGAACGCCATCCGGTTTTCATCGCCGACCACGAATCGCTCGAAGCTCTGCCGCGGATCGAACGCCGGATGCGGCGCGGGCTGAGCCGGTGCGGCGGCAGCGGCCGGCTGATCGGCCTCGTCGCGCGGATAGAGACGGGTGACGACATCGGTCGGCGCGACGTCGATGCGCACCTCGCGCACGCCGGGCAGCGCCGCGCGCCATGCCAGCGTCAGCCGGTCGGCATAATGGGCGCGCACCCAGTTCGCCATGAACTCGGTCGGCACGGTCAGGCGGACAAGATCGCCCGCCTCGCTCACATCGGCGAGCATGATCGGCTTCAGCCAGTGATCGAACAGCCGGGCGCCGCAATCGCGCTTCAGCCCGTCCCGGATGCGCCCCCAGGCGGTCGTGATCTGTTCGCCACGTTCCATCTGTTCCTGTTCCCGCATCCGCATCTGCGCCATCTCGCCTCCCCCACGCACCTGGCCCTTACGCCGGGCCCGACCGCAGGGCCGCACCCGCAGGTCCGGCCCCTCTTACTCCCTGCTCCGGCACCGGGCCGCATGCGGCCCCGCAGGCATCCGCCCGGCGCGCACGAACCTGCCGCCAAGGCGAGCGCCTTGCCGCAAGCACATCCGCAGGGACTGAACCCGCGCCCCGATTCGAGCGCCGGAAACCAAGTTTTAGGGGCCGGATCGCGAGTCGATCAAGGCTCGCACCGTCAATATTCGGAAATAATCCCCGTTGACTCGCAAAACCGCCATTTTTCCACAGCCCCAGTCAAGGCCATGATATTCAACGGCTTTTTACACATGAAACGCGGGCGTAACGACACGAATCAAGGCGATCCCGTCACTTAGCCGTCATATCTGTGAAACAAACAGCAAGACCCGCCGGACGCAGGGCGTCCGGCGGGCCGGCAGTTCCGTCAAGTCGGGGAAATGTGCGCTCAGGCGAGCGCGGCAACCCGCTTGGTCAGGCGCGAGAACTTGCGCGCCGCGGTGTTCTTGTGGAGCACGCCCTTGGCGACACCCCGGGCCAGTTCGGGCTGGACGGCCGCAATCGCCTGCGCCGCCGCCGACTTGTCGCCCGACGCGATCGCCGCTTCGACCTTCTTCACGAAGGTGCGGATACGGCTGATGCGCGCGTGATTGATGTCCGCGCGACGGGCGTTGCGACGGATGCGCTTCTTTGCTTG from Sphingomonas changnyeongensis encodes:
- the mltA gene encoding murein transglycosylase A gives rise to the protein MPPAAAPAPTVIPSPSPPKAPPASAWAAGLSAGPPVAEIGLDAAGAERALAAFRLSCPSLVRRQAMAGIPGLDWSGVCAEAARATSATGFFADNFETVIVGDGRAFVTGYYEPEIAAARAPGPDYRTPIYRRPPDLIEADLGAFAKSLAGRTIRGRVENGRLVPYFDRAAIEAGALAGKGLEIGWAADPVALFFLQVQGSGRLRLPDGSIVRIGYAGQNGHDYVGIGALLRQRGLLGPGQATMQGISAWIAANGDAGIALMRENPSYVFFRELTGPGPLGALGLPVTPEATLAADPRFVPLGAPVHLAVDRAEANGLWIAQDTGGAIKGANRFDSFWGAGPRAAEIAGGMSARGRALLLLPRGSLARAQALDAATGSVPGRADDAAAQR
- a CDS encoding putative bifunctional diguanylate cyclase/phosphodiesterase — its product is MEGMTLKSRAVAFAFCVGAVAFILALFAGAGMGASGADLAQAIIIAIICGAMSWASAERAVSGHADAVDAAIERLSLAAEGDLVSPTPPRVTAVLPDLGGAMDGLMAQVRANLDTVHHLAMFDPVTRLANRVHFRREAGRMLREAGETPCALFFIDLDKFKAVNDSFGHAQGDLLLGKVANRLRAVVAPEEGQPPRFATPPLIGRLAGDEFTLFAPGVGERDEAEKIGRALLFALTEPFDLAGQPVEIGASIGVAISPAQGRTLSELMRAADAAMYHAKERGRGQVQSFTPMLAERLADNSRLERELRDALGRGEFTFVFQPQLALASGRIAAVEALMRWHHPVDGLRAPGSFIPRAEESGIIHELGDWALEEFARRLAHWQRIGQQLGPQHGGIGRLAVNVSPRQIVRPDFFTRLRDALVRHDAPPALLELEITESMAMQCGDETLAELARLRAEGVTIAIDDFGTGYSNFARLKDLPIDRVKIDRSLTADIDRCAAARTIAQAVTGLVHGLGHEVVAEGVETAEQLAILRVIGCDLVQGYAIARPMPEQDFLDWMRGHALSHQPVSGALPG
- a CDS encoding bifunctional folylpolyglutamate synthase/dihydrofolate synthase encodes the protein MDFARSADPAVQRQLDRLAALSPGRDILGLERISALLARLGHPERRLPPVFHVAGTNGKGSTCAVLRAAAEAAGLVAHVYTSPHLVRFNERIRLAGTLIDDPLLAALLAEALDAAGDIGPSFFEVTTAAAFLAFARTPADLAIIEVGMGGRLDATNAIPGAAICGIAALGLDHQAFLGTTLGAIAGEKAGIARAGTGIVTLAYPDEAEASIDAMVAARGARRIRRGRDWDVTISGDRLAYRDAAGTLDLPLSALAGPHQAENAGLAVAMLRHQRAVAVPDDALARGLEAVRWPARLQRLGHGPVARVETWLDGGHNPSAASAIAAHFAGHPPLDVVIGMLANKDAETFLGLIRPVARRVIAVPVEGHDHHAPADLAAMARAMGLDGATAPDLPAATAGLAGPVLITGSLYLAGVALDLNGEPPR
- a CDS encoding Smr/MutS family protein, with amino-acid sequence MRPLSAEEQALWTRLVATVRPLTPGGGQAVAPPAVPAPAPPAPMRAAPRGAAARPAAAPPRTVSPAPPPPPNTLDGSWDRKLARGLVVPDLAVDLHGHSLDGAYRVLDAGLAEAIARGARVLLLVTGRPRAPGSGRGAIRAAVGDWLAASRHAGAIAAVRTAHPRHGGAGALYIVLRRPRGSRIS
- the accD gene encoding acetyl-CoA carboxylase, carboxyltransferase subunit beta, yielding MSWLSRVRNALPFVAKRDTPDNLWHKCPSCGQMIFTAEYEENLSVCPKCDHHGRIGGRARFRQIFDDGSFTLLPQPRVAEDPLRFRDSKRYADRIKGARAATGEADALLNARGTIGGRPAIVGVQDFAFMGGSMGLGVGEAIIAGIRAAVTERRPYIIFTAAGGARMQEGILSLMQMPRTTAAIAELKEAGLPYIVVLTDPTTGGVTASYAMLGDVQIAEPGALIGFAGQRVIEQTIREKLPEGFQRAEYLLDHGMLDMVVPRAQLRDTIGRLLAYLAPPVAA